A DNA window from Thalassospiraceae bacterium LMO-JJ14 contains the following coding sequences:
- a CDS encoding DUF2182 domain-containing protein: MAVLVLAPVCIIAWTYTALGVGMNMTAIDMTGMASDMAMPPTAWTPMNSALMFAMWWVMMVAMMLPSAAPMLFLYQRVVARRNRDRALGDMTVFALGYLVTWGGFSLAATGLHAAGELSGWVNGMMASSSHLLNAVLLIGAGGWQLTPVKNRCLEACRTPVVFLSRIWRPGAGGAFRMGIVHGVFCVGCCWAMMLLLFVGGVMNLYWIGGLALFALAEKLTPGWPLFDRLTGGALILSGMAVLVLG, translated from the coding sequence ATGGCGGTCCTTGTCCTTGCGCCTGTCTGCATCATTGCCTGGACCTATACCGCGCTCGGTGTCGGCATGAACATGACGGCTATCGACATGACGGGTATGGCCAGCGACATGGCGATGCCGCCGACTGCGTGGACGCCGATGAACAGTGCGCTGATGTTTGCCATGTGGTGGGTGATGATGGTGGCGATGATGCTGCCTTCAGCGGCGCCCATGCTTTTTCTGTACCAGCGTGTGGTCGCAAGGCGCAACCGTGATCGCGCGCTGGGTGATATGACGGTATTCGCCCTTGGCTATCTTGTGACCTGGGGCGGTTTCAGCCTCGCTGCGACGGGATTACACGCCGCAGGGGAACTGAGCGGCTGGGTTAATGGCATGATGGCGTCTTCCTCGCACCTGCTGAATGCCGTGCTCCTGATCGGGGCCGGGGGCTGGCAGTTGACCCCGGTTAAAAATCGTTGTCTTGAAGCTTGCCGTACCCCCGTGGTGTTCCTTAGCAGAATCTGGCGCCCGGGCGCCGGGGGGGCGTTTCGGATGGGCATTGTGCATGGGGTGTTCTGTGTCGGTTGTTGCTGGGCGATGATGCTTCTGCTGTTCGTCGGCGGGGTAATGAACCTTTACTGGATCGGCGGCCTTGCGCTGTTTGCATTGGCAGAGAAACTCACGCCAGGTTGGCCCTTGTTCGACCGGTTGACAGGCGGTGCGCTGATCCTTTCTGGGATGGCCGTACTGGTTCTTGGATAG